One segment of Erigeron canadensis isolate Cc75 chromosome 2, C_canadensis_v1, whole genome shotgun sequence DNA contains the following:
- the LOC122590016 gene encoding uncharacterized acetyltransferase At3g50280-like: MAPAPTVTWVSEWFIKPSHPLPEEPIHLTPFELVYLNINYSQKGLLFAKPPPSKEINNFSMSAFLDDLRRSLSDTLTKFHPLAGRLATRKQSNPSPSYVIYLDPENSPGIKFVYATSSATVSDILGPNDVALFHPFFDLNHAINHDGHTLPLLSVQVTELVDGIFIGGSINHVVADGTSFWRFMDSWSQTYLILKSNNNNNTNNENNVSSFIRTPIKGCDPIINLPYTHHHQFIERIFPDPQAVVITERFFHLSSSSISKLKAKANAEAECQKISSLQAVSALLWRCITRARRLPQDAETVCKLATSNRHRLNPPLPGDYFGNPVNLVKGTATVADLISNGLGWAALQLNEAIRKHDDTAVKGWIDSWCKSPSIVKLSGIFEQSNTSVTIGSSPRFDMYACDFGLGKAVATRSGCANKADGKITLFPGRDGAGSMGVEICLLPQYMMDLECDQEFITTITQNSYEDRSI; encoded by the coding sequence ATGGCTCCGGCGCCAACTGTAACTTGGGTTTCCGAATGGTTTATCAAACCATCACACCCGCTCCCAGAAGAACCAATCCACTTGACACCTTTTGAGCTCGTTTACCTCAACATCAACTACAGCCAAAAGGGTCTTCTTTTTGCAAAACCACCACCCAGCAAggaaattaataatttttcaatGTCCGCTTTTTTGGATGACCTACGCCGTTCTCTCTCCGACACTCTCACTAAGTTCCACCCTCTGGCCGGCCGTCTGGCCACTCGGAAACAATCAAACCCATCACCATCGTACGTCATCTATTTAGATCCCGAAAACAGCCCCGGAATCAAATTCGTTTACGCGACATCGTCAGCAACTGTGTCCGACATCCTTGGTCCAAATGATGTCGCATTGTTTCATCCATTCTTCGACCTTAATCACGCCATTAACCACGACGGCCATACTCTCCCGTTGTTATCAGTTCAGGTGACCGAGCTTGTGGATGGTATCTTCATCGGTGGCTCCATTAACCACGTTGTGGCGGATGGAACTTCTTTCTGGCGTTTCATGGATTCTTGGAGCCAAACATATCTCATTCTTAaatccaacaacaacaacaacacaaataatgaaaataatgtGTCTTCTTTCATACGAACACCAATCAAGGGATGTGATCCGATCATAAATCTTCCCTACACccatcatcatcaattcatcgAACGAATATTTCCTGATCCGCAGGCGGTGGTCATAACAGAGAGATTCTTCCACTTGTCATCCTCTTCCATCTCCAAACTCAAAGCAAAGGCGAACGCCGAGGCGGAATGCCAAAAGATATCAAGTTTACAGGCAGTATCCGCACTGCTGTGGAGGTGCATCACACGAGCCCGACGTCTACCGCAAGATGCTGAAACGGTATGCAAGCTTGCAACTAGTAACCGCCATAGGCTGAACCCACCTTTGCCTGGTGACTATTTTGGCAATCCGGTTAACCTGGTGAAGGGAACAGCAACGGTGGCGGATCTGATCAGCAACGGTCTTGGTTGGGCGGCTTTGCAGTTAAATGAGGCTATCAGGAAGCATGATGATACGGCAGTCAAAGGATGGATTGACTCCTGGTGTAAATCCCCGTCGATAGTGAAACTGAGTGGGATCTTTGAGCAGTCCAACACTTCTGTCACCATTGGAAGCTCACCAAGGTTTGACATGTACGCCTGTGACTTCGGATTGGGGAAAGCAGTTGCTACCAGAAGTGGTTGCGCAAACAAGGCCGATGGCAAAATCACATTGTTTCCTGGTCGGGATGGGGCCGGGAGCATGGGTGTGGAAATTTGTCTTCTGCCACAATATATGATGGATTTGGAATGCGATCAAGAGTTCATTACTACTATTACTCAAAATTCATATGAAGATCGATCCATCTAA
- the LOC122588736 gene encoding uncharacterized acetyltransferase At3g50280-like produces MESASLKMISDCFIKPKFVSEEAKKPTYMAPWDLAMLNLTYIQKGLLYSLPPQTKKDFSTADFLHRLKDSLSDTLTHFHPLAGRLATVKQTNPPSVVIFINPENSPGARFIHASVNLAIDDLLTPTDVPLIMESFFDHHKTIGHDGHQKSLVSIQVTELVDGIFVGCSMSHTVADGTSFWHFFNSLSQVFLSKPIAPPVLKRWVPEGCDPIISLPFAHQDEYVNRPNPPLVRQRIFHLNSNAMAKLKAKVNSECSTTRISTLQTLLAVIWRCVIRARRFPAEKETSCKLPVNVRSRMSPPLPEHYFGVAIQTVGIKTTAGELLDHSIGWAAKQLHELVVNHGDKQIREYAESWVKNPIVHKMDVIYDGVGVSMSSSPKSDMYGVEFGLGKGVAVLCGNAMKFDAKVSLNAGRPRDGEGLMDVDLSLLPETMALFETDQEFMSLVQL; encoded by the coding sequence ATGGAGTCTGCAAGTTTGAAAATGATATCAGATTGCTTCATCAAACCAAAATTCGTATCAGAAGAAGCTAAAAAACCAACTTACATGGCCCCATGGGATCTCGCCATGCTCAACCTAACTTACATTCAAAAGGGTCTCCTCTACTCCTTGCCCCCCCAAACCAAAAAAGACTTCTCCACGGCCGACTTCCTGCACCGTCTCAAAGACTCCCTTTCCGACACACTCACTCATTTCCACCCACTCGCCGGCCGTTTAGCCACCGTAAAACAAACAAACCCGCCTTCTGTGGTCATCTTCATCAACCCGGAGAACAGTCCGGGGGCAAGATTCATACATGCCTCGGTCAACTTGGCGATTGATGATCTTCTTACACCCACCGATGTTCCGCTGATCATGGAATCGTTTTTCGATCATCACAAGACTATCGGTCACGATGGGCACCAGAAGTCGTTGGTGTCGATTCAAGTCACGGAACTTGTTGATGGAATCTTTGTCGGTTGTTCAATGAGCCACACGGTGGCTGATGGAACTTCCTTCTGGCATTTTTTCAACTCGTTATCGCAAGTGTTCCTGTCCAAACCGATCGCACCTCCTGTTCTCAAGCGATGGGTTCCGGAAGGATGCGACCCGATCATCTCCCTCCCCTTCGCCCATCAAGATGAATACGTCAACAGACCAAATCCGCCATTGGTACGACAGCGAATCTTCCATCTTAACTCAAATGCTATGGCTAAACTCAAAGCAAAAGTGAACTCAGAATGCAGCACCACAAGGATATCCACTTTACAGACGCTCTTGGCAGTGATATGGCGGTGCGTGATCCGGGCCAGGCGGTTTCCGGCTGAAAAAGAAACCTCTTGCAAATTGCCGGTGAACGTCAGAAGCAGGATGTCACCACCTTTGCCAGAACACTACTTCGGTGTTGCGATTCAAACCGTGGGAATAAAAACAACCGCCGGGGAGCTGCTGGATCACAGTATCGGGTGGGCGGCGAAGCAATTGCACGAGTTGGTGGTTAACCATGGGGATAAACAGATCCGTGAGTATGCGGAATCATGGGTGAAGAATCCGATTGTGCATAAAATGGACGTGATTTATGATGGGGTTGGTGTAAGTATGTCGAGTTCACCAAAGTCTGATATGTACGGTGTTGAATTTGGGTTGGGGAAAGGAGTGGCGGTGTTGTGTGGGAATGCGATGAAGTTTGACGCCAAGGTCTCCTTGAACGCCGGACGGCCACGCGACGGTGAAGGACTTATGGATGTGGATCTCTCCCTGCTACCGGAAACCATGGCGCTTTTTGAAACTGACCAAGAGTTTATGAGTCTTGTGCAGCTCTAG